The following proteins come from a genomic window of Campylobacter concisus:
- a CDS encoding ComEA family DNA-binding protein, with translation MKKIIFSLLVAASTLLAAINLNTATKEELMSLDGIGSSKADAIIEYRKANKFNSIEDIKNVNGIGDKTFENLKSDISVSGTTKIDETKAKTKSKKDDTKQKVSKKSDEVKEKKDGAKDSVKEVKDKKESPKDKAEKKSKAKKEKSKE, from the coding sequence ATGAAAAAGATTATATTCTCACTATTAGTAGCAGCTTCTACATTACTAGCAGCCATAAATTTAAACACTGCCACAAAAGAAGAGTTAATGAGTTTAGATGGCATAGGATCTTCAAAGGCAGATGCAATAATAGAGTATAGAAAAGCAAATAAATTTAACTCAATAGAAGATATAAAAAATGTAAATGGTATAGGTGATAAGACATTTGAAAATTTAAAATCAGATATATCAGTATCAGGCACTACAAAGATAGACGAAACAAAAGCTAAAACAAAATCTAAAAAAGATGACACAAAACAAAAAGTAAGTAAAAAGAGTGATGAAGTAAAAGAGAAAAAAGATGGTGCTAAAGATAGCGTAAAAGAAGTCAAAGATAAGAAAGAAAGCCCAAAAGATAAAGCAGAGAAAAAGAGCAAAGCTAAAAAAGAGAAAAGCAAAGAGTAA
- a CDS encoding Rrf2 family transcriptional regulator: MLPQHLTLLQIFNAVNDKEKLFKIHSDSPKACPLGSKIEGLLTGHFLKAQEALEDSLRSITLQDLLDELIDL; encoded by the coding sequence ATACTCCCCCAACACCTAACCCTCCTTCAAATTTTTAACGCAGTAAATGATAAAGAAAAACTTTTTAAGATCCACTCTGACTCACCTAAAGCCTGCCCACTTGGTAGCAAGATCGAGGGACTTTTAACTGGTCACTTCCTAAAAGCACAAGAAGCTTTAGAGGATAGTTTAAGAAGCATTACTTTACAAGATCTATTAGATGAGCTTATTGATTTATAA